Sequence from the Leisingera methylohalidivorans DSM 14336 genome:
GCGGGCAAGATGCTGGAGCGTTTGGGATGCACCGTTATAACCGCAGGGAATGGCGTTGAAGCAGTTGAGCTGGCCCGCAGTTGGGCACCTGATCTGGTGCTGATGGATGTTCGGATGCCGGATATGGACGGGCTCGATGCCACCCGGGCGATCCGGGCGAAGGAGCAGGAACTGGGCCTGGAGCCGGTGCCGGTCATCGGCTTGTCCGCCAACGCGATGAGCGAACAGCGTTCCGAAGGCCTGTCTGCAGGCATGAACGACTACCTTGCGAAGCCGGTCAACAAAGCGGCGCTCGCCGCTGCCTTGACCCGTCTCTGGCCGGAGGAGGCCGGCATAACCCCTGAAGGGAATGCGAAATGTGCCTGAAATCGAAGATTGCCGCAGTCGCTGCTGCCGCGGCCGCACTGGCAGCCCCGGCGTCAGCGGACCACGGTCAGGTGCGGCTGTACAACTGGAGCGGCTACATCGATCCGGAAACCGTCGAAGGTTTCCAGGAAGCCACGGGTACTGAGATCGTGCTGGACACCTATGGAGATGCCGACGAGGCCGAAGCGCGGCTGCTTGCCCGCGGCACCAACTATGACTTGGCGGTCGTTTCCTCTGAATCTGTCGGGCGCTTAACGGAGGCCGGGGCGATCCGGAAATTCAGCTTGTCTGATATTCCCAGCGCGGCCGCACTCGACCCCCAGCTGATGCAGATTTTCTTGGCATCAATGCCGCAAGCAGAAGGCTACGCCCTGCCGTACCTGTGGGGTACTACCGGGATCGCCTATGACCGCAACGCGGTGCTAAAGCGCTTGCCTGACGCACCGCTCGACAGCTGGGCACTGGTGTTCGACCCTGAAAATGCCAGCAAGCTCGCGGACTGCGGTATTACAATTGTCAATTCTGTCGAGGAAGTTGTGGCCGCCGCGCTCGCCTACCTTGGTCTGAACCCGCAATCGAAATCGGAACAGGATCTTGAGTCCGCATTCGGCGTGCTGTCCGCCATCGCGCCTTATGTCCGCTCTTTTGATTCTTATCAGTATGATGCGCTGATGGACGGCGAAGTCTGCCTGGCAGTCGCCTGGAGCACGGAAGGGCTGGCCCCACTGCTGGAGCAGGAAAGCGACAGGTATCACTACGTGATGCCGAAGGAAGGCACCAATTTATGGGCAGACCTGTTTGTTATCCCGAGCGATGCCAGCAACCTTGATGCATCGAACCAATTGGTGAATCACGTACTCCAACCGGAGGAGATGGCACGGGCGACGCTTTTCACCAATGCCACCAACAGCGTGCTGGCCGCGCGCGCAGAGATCGGCGATCCCAGTTACGAAATTCCTGCGCTGACTCTGCCGCAAGAAACCCGCGACAGGCTCTATTTCGTCAAACCCCGCAGTGGCGAGGAAAAACGCGGCCTCGACCACCGCTGGAGGCTGCTTCAGATCGGGCTGTAGCGGCATCGGGCGTCAGCGCAGTGCGCTGAGAATCTTCACAGAAGCGAACATGGCCTCGGCGGCGCTGGCCCGCCGTACAGGCCTTTGGCATCAAGGTTCCCGGAGGCAATAAAGCTGCCGTTGGAACGAACGCAGCGAAAGGTCGCTTCGTCCGCACTGTGTGAGTTCACCGGCTCCAGAACCTCGCGGCCGCAGCGAACGGCAGAAACGGCGGGCTGCACCGCAGCACAAAACTTCGGCTGGCTACGTCACACGGCCGAGTTTGCAAAGGGCGCTTCCTGCGCTTCTCTGACCTTCGAGCGGGGTGCAGCATCGTCCTGGCAAGCTGAGCTCGCCTAGAGGTCCGCTCTCGGGAAGACTGGCGGGATCCTTCGCGCCTGCAGCGAAGGCATCGCTGCGCTTCGTGCGAATGGCCGAATTGGGCTGGCTCGAGCCGGTCATAGTGGGCCTGGGGCAGGCTCGTGTTGGTTTTTGGCGCTGCGGTGCCGCAAGGCAGCAGTGAGCCCATTTTATCTACCGAGCAGATGCAGCATACTGCGTGTGAAGCAACAATACGTGAGAAGGGACGGCCCAATCCAGACCTTCGTTGATCGGTTCAATGCCGCAGTGAAACTTCACAAAACCGGT
This genomic interval carries:
- a CDS encoding extracellular solute-binding protein — encoded protein: MCLKSKIAAVAAAAAALAAPASADHGQVRLYNWSGYIDPETVEGFQEATGTEIVLDTYGDADEAEARLLARGTNYDLAVVSSESVGRLTEAGAIRKFSLSDIPSAAALDPQLMQIFLASMPQAEGYALPYLWGTTGIAYDRNAVLKRLPDAPLDSWALVFDPENASKLADCGITIVNSVEEVVAAALAYLGLNPQSKSEQDLESAFGVLSAIAPYVRSFDSYQYDALMDGEVCLAVAWSTEGLAPLLEQESDRYHYVMPKEGTNLWADLFVIPSDASNLDASNQLVNHVLQPEEMARATLFTNATNSVLAARAEIGDPSYEIPALTLPQETRDRLYFVKPRSGEEKRGLDHRWRLLQIGL